One genomic window of Hymenobacter sp. J193 includes the following:
- a CDS encoding T9SS type A sorting domain-containing protein, with product MKKTTTLVLAAALATTALSAQAQVTIDGVISADEIGTTAGKYTSLGAFTTPHIGDGGFGLMGLLRMYGANSSTKLYIGLAGTIEPGGNNFQLYLDLPNKTGVPVGTGLPAIAGSSTVFGTFANGGIGGTKLELEADAAIATTGGGDVQAAIYTAEAGQAKTIGGGAAILTDGTTNAIPASATTGAYSLFAGTKVAYKAPAGNLTTNPGNDNGGGAGSYGLEYEFNRASLGLPSGASVVRVMAAYVSGDAYWSSDVIPEVTGNGNTNLGFSPDFTVLAGNQAPTLNVVVTSSRKAEDAVVAMSVFPNPAQGKSTVAYRVLDKAQAVSVRVTDLLGREVRTLLDARQPAGFHELSVATGDLAVGAYLVKVQVGEKIATRRLAVTR from the coding sequence ATGAAAAAAACAACTACGCTGGTTCTGGCTGCTGCCCTTGCTACCACTGCCCTGAGTGCTCAGGCCCAGGTAACCATCGACGGCGTTATCTCCGCCGATGAAATCGGCACGACGGCCGGCAAGTACACTTCCCTGGGTGCCTTCACCACCCCGCACATCGGCGACGGCGGCTTTGGCCTGATGGGCTTGCTGCGGATGTATGGAGCCAACTCCAGCACCAAGCTCTACATCGGGCTGGCTGGCACCATTGAGCCCGGCGGCAACAACTTTCAGTTGTACCTGGATTTGCCCAATAAAACCGGGGTGCCCGTGGGCACCGGCCTGCCCGCCATTGCGGGCTCGTCCACGGTGTTCGGCACCTTTGCCAACGGCGGCATCGGCGGCACCAAGCTGGAGCTGGAAGCCGACGCGGCCATTGCCACCACCGGCGGCGGCGACGTGCAGGCGGCCATTTACACCGCCGAGGCGGGCCAGGCGAAAACCATTGGGGGCGGGGCGGCTATCCTGACCGACGGCACCACCAACGCTATTCCGGCCTCGGCTACCACGGGTGCTTACTCCTTATTTGCGGGCACGAAAGTGGCCTACAAAGCCCCAGCCGGCAACCTCACTACCAACCCCGGCAACGACAACGGGGGCGGGGCCGGCTCCTACGGGTTGGAGTACGAGTTCAACCGCGCTTCCCTGGGCCTGCCATCCGGGGCCTCGGTGGTGCGCGTGATGGCCGCCTACGTGAGCGGCGACGCCTACTGGTCGTCGGATGTAATTCCGGAAGTAACCGGCAACGGCAACACCAACCTCGGCTTCAGCCCCGATTTTACCGTCCTGGCCGGCAACCAGGCCCCCACGCTGAACGTGGTAGTGACCAGCAGCCGCAAGGCCGAAGACGCGGTGGTGGCCATGAGCGTGTTCCCGAATCCCGCGCAGGGAAAATCGACTGTTGCCTACCGGGTGCTGGATAAGGCGCAAGCCGTGTCGGTGCGCGTGACGGATTTGCTGGGCCGCGAGGTGCGGACCCTGTTGGACGCCCGCCAGCCGGCCGGCTTCCACGAACTGAGTGTAGCCACGGGCGACCTGGCGGTGGGCGCTTATCTGGTGAAGGTCCAGGTAGGGGAAAAAATAGCGACCCGCCGACTGGCCGTAACCCGCTAA
- a CDS encoding NAD(P)-dependent alcohol dehydrogenase produces MIQTKAYAAQSPENDLAPWTFERRDVGAHDVQIEILFCGVCHSDLHQIRNEWFPGIFPMVPGHEIVGRITQVGDHVKKFKQGDLAGVGCMVDSCQVCYNCKDGLEQYCVEGNTQTYNNLGRDGVPTYGGYSNTIVVREEFVVSVPEKLDLAAVAPLLCAGITTYSPLKYWGVGKGHKLAVVGLGGLGHMGVKFGVAFGAEVTVLSTSPSKEADAKALGAHHFVVTKDEEQVKAVQGSFDFILDTVAADHDIPLYLSLLKTSGTHILVGAPPKPLEIPAFALIPGRKSVSGSTIGGIAETQEMLDFCAEHDIVSDIELINIQDINQAYERMVKGDVRYRFVIDIASL; encoded by the coding sequence ATGATCCAAACCAAAGCCTACGCGGCGCAAAGCCCCGAAAACGACCTCGCCCCCTGGACCTTTGAGCGCCGCGACGTGGGCGCCCACGACGTGCAGATCGAAATCCTGTTCTGCGGCGTGTGCCACTCCGATTTGCACCAGATCCGCAACGAGTGGTTTCCGGGCATCTTCCCCATGGTACCGGGCCACGAAATCGTGGGCCGCATCACCCAGGTCGGCGACCATGTCAAGAAATTCAAGCAGGGTGACCTGGCCGGCGTGGGCTGCATGGTGGATTCCTGCCAGGTGTGCTACAACTGCAAAGACGGCCTGGAGCAGTACTGCGTAGAAGGTAACACCCAGACCTACAACAACCTCGGGCGGGACGGAGTGCCCACCTACGGCGGCTACTCCAACACCATCGTGGTGCGCGAGGAATTCGTGGTGAGCGTGCCCGAAAAGCTCGATTTAGCCGCGGTGGCCCCGCTGCTCTGCGCCGGTATTACCACCTACTCGCCGCTTAAATATTGGGGCGTGGGCAAAGGCCACAAGCTGGCCGTAGTGGGCCTGGGCGGTCTGGGCCACATGGGCGTCAAGTTCGGGGTGGCCTTCGGGGCTGAGGTGACCGTGCTCAGCACTTCGCCTTCCAAGGAAGCCGACGCCAAAGCCCTCGGCGCCCACCATTTCGTGGTGACCAAGGACGAGGAGCAAGTGAAGGCCGTGCAGGGCTCCTTCGACTTTATTCTGGACACTGTGGCGGCCGACCACGACATTCCGCTGTACCTATCCCTGCTCAAAACCAGCGGCACCCACATCCTGGTAGGCGCTCCGCCCAAGCCCCTGGAAATTCCGGCCTTCGCCCTGATTCCCGGCCGCAAGAGCGTATCGGGCTCCACCATCGGCGGCATTGCCGAAACCCAGGAAATGCTGGACTTCTGCGCCGAGCACGACATCGTGTCCGACATTGAGCTGATCAACATCCAGGACATCAACCAGGCTTACGAGCGGATGGTGAAAGGCGACGTGCGCTACCGCTTCGTCATCGACATTGCCAGCCTGTAA
- a CDS encoding RagB/SusD family nutrient uptake outer membrane protein, with amino-acid sequence MNKHLRRGTATLAVAAALLSGGLSSCTKDLDRYPFYDLNTESVYRDPANYIQVLAKLYAGFNLSGQGTTGSPDVFEGDGLDEGETSYLRAYWYLQELATDEAVVAWNSGPLQELNKTTWTSSNDLMRNSYTRIFYEITACNEFIRETTDDKLSERNIAGQDAVNARLFRAEARFLRALAYYHALDLYGNVPLVTEAGVPGNELPKQATRAEVFAYIESELKAVEPLLNKPQQGPYGRADQGAAWALLAKLYLNAEVYTGTARYTDCLTYCNKVLGGGYSLAPEYAQIFMADNNVKAKSEIIFPITSDGLASQTYGGTTYLIHAAIGGRMLGSAFGVSSGWAGNRTRKNLPLLFPENAEGFDSRAMFFTIGQELEINDLTVFTDGYGVTKWSNKKSTGANGSDPTGTFVDTDFPVLRLADVYLMYAEAVLRGGQGGSQAQALTYVNDLRDRAYGNKFSGGTAGRITLAELTAPNFILDERGRELYWECTRRTDLIRFGRFTSGSYLWPWKGGVKEGKGVSDNLNLYPIPSTDIVANPTLKQNPGY; translated from the coding sequence ATGAACAAGCACTTGCGCCGGGGCACCGCTACGCTGGCCGTAGCCGCTGCCCTGCTTTCCGGCGGCCTTTCTTCCTGCACCAAGGACCTGGACCGCTACCCTTTCTATGACCTGAATACGGAGTCGGTGTACCGCGACCCGGCCAACTACATCCAGGTGCTGGCCAAGCTCTACGCGGGCTTCAACCTCTCGGGCCAGGGCACCACCGGCTCCCCGGATGTATTTGAGGGCGACGGGCTGGACGAAGGCGAAACCTCTTACCTGCGGGCCTACTGGTATTTGCAGGAGCTGGCGACCGACGAGGCCGTGGTGGCCTGGAACAGCGGCCCGCTCCAGGAACTCAATAAAACCACCTGGACCTCCAGCAACGACCTGATGCGCAACAGCTACACGCGCATTTTCTACGAAATAACCGCCTGCAACGAGTTCATCCGCGAAACCACGGATGACAAGCTCAGCGAACGGAACATTGCGGGCCAGGATGCCGTGAATGCCCGCCTGTTTCGGGCCGAAGCACGCTTTCTGCGGGCCCTGGCCTACTACCACGCCCTGGATTTGTACGGCAACGTGCCGCTCGTGACGGAGGCAGGTGTACCCGGCAACGAGCTGCCCAAGCAGGCTACCCGCGCCGAGGTGTTTGCCTACATCGAGTCGGAGCTGAAGGCCGTGGAGCCGCTGCTGAACAAGCCACAGCAGGGCCCCTACGGCCGCGCCGACCAGGGTGCTGCCTGGGCCTTGCTGGCTAAGCTCTACCTGAACGCGGAAGTATACACGGGCACGGCCCGCTACACCGACTGCCTCACCTACTGCAACAAGGTACTGGGCGGCGGCTACAGCCTGGCCCCGGAGTACGCGCAGATCTTCATGGCCGACAACAACGTGAAAGCCAAGTCGGAAATCATTTTCCCGATTACCAGTGACGGTCTGGCCTCGCAAACCTATGGAGGCACTACCTACCTCATTCACGCCGCTATAGGCGGGCGGATGCTGGGCAGCGCCTTTGGCGTGAGCAGCGGCTGGGCCGGCAACCGTACCCGCAAGAACCTGCCGCTGCTCTTTCCCGAAAACGCGGAGGGCTTCGACAGCCGGGCCATGTTTTTCACGATTGGACAGGAACTGGAAATCAACGACCTGACCGTGTTTACCGATGGCTATGGCGTGACGAAGTGGTCGAATAAGAAATCGACCGGCGCCAATGGCTCCGACCCCACGGGCACCTTCGTGGATACTGATTTCCCTGTGTTGCGCCTGGCCGACGTGTACCTGATGTACGCCGAAGCCGTGCTGCGCGGTGGGCAGGGCGGCTCCCAGGCCCAGGCCCTCACCTACGTAAACGACCTGCGCGACCGGGCCTACGGCAACAAGTTCAGCGGGGGCACCGCCGGCCGCATTACGCTGGCTGAGCTGACAGCGCCCAACTTCATCCTGGACGAGCGGGGCCGCGAGCTGTACTGGGAATGCACCCGCCGCACCGACCTCATCCGCTTCGGCCGCTTCACCAGCGGCAGCTACCTGTGGCCCTGGAAAGGCGGCGTGAAGGAAGGCAAAGGTGTGTCGGACAACCTGAACCTGTACCCCATTCCCTCTACCGACATCGTGGCCAACCCCACGCTCAAGCAAAACCCCGGCTACTAA
- a CDS encoding RibD family protein, with product MKRPHVICHMMSSVDGKILSSNWRDEEIYDTFAGYFEKYHDTFTSQAWMCGRITMERDFTGGVQPEPQAPPQPIAREPFIGNKAATSFAIAVDAHGRLGWDTNETGGDHIIEVLTEQVSDEYLYYLQQKQISYLFAGATDVDFTLVLEQLAALFPIETLMLEGGGHLNGSLLNAGLIDELSLLVLPLADGTPKSPTTFEVSEYLTKGPATRLRLTQVQQLDNDVVWLKYRFDH from the coding sequence ATGAAAAGACCCCACGTAATCTGCCACATGATGTCCTCCGTGGATGGGAAGATCCTGTCGAGCAACTGGCGGGACGAAGAAATCTACGACACCTTTGCCGGCTACTTCGAGAAGTACCACGACACGTTTACCAGCCAGGCCTGGATGTGCGGACGCATCACCATGGAGCGCGATTTCACGGGCGGCGTGCAGCCCGAGCCGCAAGCCCCACCCCAGCCTATTGCCCGGGAGCCATTCATCGGCAATAAAGCTGCTACTTCCTTCGCCATTGCCGTAGACGCCCACGGCAGGCTGGGCTGGGACACGAACGAAACCGGTGGCGACCATATCATCGAGGTGCTGACCGAGCAGGTGAGCGACGAGTATTTGTATTACCTGCAGCAAAAGCAGATTTCCTACCTGTTTGCCGGAGCCACGGACGTTGATTTTACCTTGGTGCTGGAGCAGCTGGCCGCGCTTTTCCCCATCGAAACGCTGATGCTCGAAGGCGGCGGGCACCTGAACGGCTCGTTGCTGAACGCCGGCCTCATCGACGAGCTCAGCCTGTTGGTGTTGCCCCTGGCCGATGGTACGCCCAAGTCGCCGACTACCTTTGAAGTCAGCGAGTACCTGACCAAGGGGCCGGCCACCCGCCTGCGGCTAACCCAGGTGCAGCAGCTCGATAACGACGTGGTGTGGCTCAAATACCGTTTCGACCACTAA
- a CDS encoding DUF6377 domain-containing protein: MKFLLLFCVFLGLSAPGWAGPSPADSLLAELTTALAHKKEYDARRWNRIAALTTAFGASKGSDDAKFNLGLRIYEEYKAFKYDSAFVYSQKIIQVAEQLRDPGKIEVAKLKLAFILLSSGMFKETFETLEAIAPGRLSDADKVDFYFLQARAHSDLGDFNQDALYRPAYYAKALAYTDTALHYSRPGSYEQLSMQQFLALKNNRLAEGAALYEQIRRLPRLSLHQLAVSASTAAFIASMSKQEDKAFELLLVSAIADVKTATKETVAIFQLSDYCYRRGDLENAYTFIKEAREQATFYKARQRQIEISHISSLIEGQKINIIENQRKSLKTYSTVVTLLALFVVGFLFIIFKQLRRLQKADKLISLTNRELRVRNNELHQLNSGLNEANKIKEEYIAYYFHNNSQYIDKLEALKKTLDTQLGNKQYTGVQKLADGINIKKERNDLFKGFDTVFLRLFPHFISQFNALFKEEDRIQLAEDQLLTTELRIFALIRLGIDDSEQISRMLGYSINTIYTYKTRVKNRSIVPNEEFEARIQAIQAV, translated from the coding sequence GTGAAGTTCCTGCTGCTTTTTTGTGTTTTCCTAGGGCTGTCGGCCCCCGGCTGGGCTGGCCCAAGCCCGGCCGACAGTCTGCTGGCGGAGCTGACCACGGCGCTGGCGCACAAAAAAGAGTACGATGCGCGCCGCTGGAACCGCATTGCGGCCCTCACCACGGCCTTCGGGGCCAGCAAGGGCAGCGACGACGCCAAGTTCAACCTGGGCTTGCGCATCTACGAGGAGTACAAGGCCTTTAAGTACGACTCGGCCTTTGTCTACAGCCAGAAGATCATTCAGGTGGCGGAGCAATTGCGCGACCCGGGCAAAATCGAAGTCGCCAAGCTCAAGCTGGCCTTTATCCTGCTGTCCTCGGGCATGTTCAAGGAAACCTTCGAAACGCTGGAAGCCATTGCGCCCGGCCGGCTGAGCGACGCCGACAAGGTGGACTTCTACTTTCTGCAGGCCCGCGCCCACAGCGACCTGGGCGACTTCAACCAAGATGCCCTGTACCGCCCGGCCTACTACGCCAAGGCCCTGGCCTACACCGACACGGCCCTGCACTACAGCCGCCCCGGCTCCTACGAGCAGCTTTCGATGCAGCAGTTTCTGGCCCTGAAAAATAACCGTCTGGCCGAAGGTGCCGCGCTCTACGAGCAGATCCGGCGGCTGCCGCGGCTGTCGTTGCACCAGCTGGCGGTGAGTGCCAGCACGGCAGCGTTTATTGCCTCCATGAGTAAGCAGGAAGACAAAGCCTTCGAACTGCTGCTGGTGTCGGCCATTGCCGACGTGAAGACGGCTACCAAGGAAACCGTGGCCATCTTCCAGCTTTCCGACTACTGCTACCGGCGCGGCGACCTGGAAAATGCCTACACCTTCATCAAGGAAGCGCGGGAGCAGGCCACGTTTTATAAGGCGCGGCAGCGGCAGATAGAAATCAGCCACATTTCTTCCCTGATCGAAGGGCAGAAAATCAACATCATCGAAAACCAGCGCAAGTCGCTAAAGACCTACTCCACGGTGGTGACGCTGCTGGCTTTGTTCGTGGTGGGCTTCCTGTTCATCATCTTCAAGCAGCTGCGCCGGCTGCAAAAGGCCGACAAGCTGATTTCGCTGACCAACCGGGAGCTGCGCGTCCGCAACAACGAGCTGCACCAGCTGAACAGCGGGCTGAACGAGGCCAACAAGATCAAGGAGGAATACATAGCCTACTACTTCCACAACAACTCCCAGTACATCGATAAGCTGGAGGCGCTGAAGAAGACCCTCGACACCCAGCTCGGCAACAAGCAGTACACCGGGGTGCAGAAGCTGGCCGACGGCATCAACATCAAGAAGGAACGCAACGACCTGTTCAAGGGCTTCGACACGGTATTTCTGCGGCTGTTCCCCCACTTCATCAGCCAGTTCAACGCCCTGTTCAAGGAAGAGGACCGCATTCAGCTCGCCGAGGACCAGCTGCTGACCACCGAGCTGCGCATCTTCGCCCTCATCCGCCTGGGCATCGACGACAGTGAGCAGATCAGCCGGATGCTGGGCTATTCTATCAATACGATTTATACCTATAAGACCCGGGTGAAAAACCGCTCCATCGTGCCCAACGAGGAGTTTGAGGCCCGCATTCAGGCCATTCAGGCCGTGTAA
- a CDS encoding TonB-dependent receptor, which produces MPVPLPFSRTPWRLASTFLLPLGLCTVGTALALPAAGPHFLTSAPLPAAEAVRRSPTFNGSVSGRIVDEKGQPLPGVTVLIEGTSLGNSTNAEGQFSISNVPDGPHVLVVSFVGYNTQRLPFTTVAGQNTALTATLAENTTLLNEAVVVGYGTARREDVTGSIATVTSRDFVKGQVTSPEQLIQGKLAGVQITTGGGAPGEVSTIRIRGGSSLSASNDPLIVIDGVPVENSGINGAGNPLSLINPNDIETFTVLKDASATAIYGSRASNGVIIITTKKGVEGEKTRVNFNTQVARSENYGKVDVLDGDAYRTLVKNAVAQAKIPADRASEFYLGNANTDWQDAIYQTAWTTDNNLSVTGSVKRMPYRVSVGYLDQDGTLKTGNLKRNSASVGLSPRLLDNHLRVDVNVKGTWSDYRFADQGAIGGAVRYNPTKPIYSGDASKFNGYFEWLDPADGINPYPLTDRNPLALLTDKRDRSTVKRSLGNIQLDYSLHFLPDLHANLNLGYDISRSAGTVFVPEASSVAYNVRGLNNQYKQEKNNKLLETYLKYNKEIGGQRVEALAGYSYQDFYTHSPFFFSRTAAGELLDPTALAGNPYKSQYTLLSFYGRVNYSFNDRYLLTGTLRADGSSRFSPDNRWGYFPAASVAWRINKESFLANSQTVSDLKLRFSYGRTGQQDVAGVAGDYPYLRSYNLGGGSVRQIFGNDTIRTLRAGGQDPNLKWEEAATYDAGLDYGFFNNRLTGSIDLYLRKTSDLLAVVPVPIGKNITPKQLKNIGNLENRGVEFALNYDVVRGEKFNWGVNFNATINRNKITKLLLVEDPTYLGSPVGGIGNFQFVQVNSVGHAANTFWLYEQKYDESGKPVEGGSAPTTAQYVDQNGDGLINERDRVYGKTPAPKAILGFSSNLSYGKASLAFTLRSNLGNYVYNNVDAGQGTYFGTNTGLQYASNVAPDVYTTGFQYGQPFSDYYLQDASFLRLQNITLGYDFGSLWKESTSLRLTLAAQNVLVLTRYSGLDPERGNGIDSNFYPLPRTFTLGLNVGF; this is translated from the coding sequence ATGCCGGTACCTCTACCATTTTCCCGTACCCCCTGGCGGCTTGCCAGCACCTTCCTGTTGCCCCTTGGGCTCTGCACTGTCGGCACTGCGCTGGCGCTGCCTGCGGCCGGGCCCCATTTCCTGACCTCCGCCCCGCTACCAGCGGCGGAAGCCGTCCGCCGAAGTCCCACGTTCAACGGCTCTGTGAGTGGCCGCATCGTGGATGAAAAGGGGCAGCCCCTGCCCGGCGTGACGGTGCTGATAGAAGGCACTTCCCTGGGCAACTCCACCAATGCCGAGGGCCAGTTCAGCATCAGTAACGTTCCCGACGGACCACACGTGCTGGTAGTATCGTTTGTGGGTTACAACACCCAGCGCCTGCCGTTTACCACGGTTGCGGGCCAGAATACGGCACTAACTGCCACGCTGGCCGAGAATACCACGCTGCTGAACGAGGCCGTGGTAGTAGGCTACGGCACTGCCCGCCGCGAAGACGTGACCGGCTCCATTGCCACCGTCACCTCCCGCGACTTTGTGAAGGGCCAGGTGACTTCGCCCGAGCAGCTGATCCAGGGCAAGCTGGCCGGCGTGCAGATTACGACTGGCGGCGGGGCACCCGGCGAGGTAAGCACCATCCGCATCCGGGGCGGCTCCTCCCTGAGCGCCAGCAACGACCCGCTGATTGTGATTGACGGCGTGCCGGTGGAAAACAGCGGCATCAACGGTGCTGGCAACCCGCTTTCCCTGATTAACCCTAATGATATTGAAACCTTTACGGTGCTGAAGGACGCCTCCGCCACGGCCATCTACGGTTCGCGGGCTTCCAATGGGGTTATCATCATCACCACCAAAAAAGGTGTGGAAGGCGAGAAGACGCGGGTGAACTTCAACACGCAGGTGGCGCGCTCCGAAAACTACGGCAAGGTGGATGTGCTGGACGGCGACGCGTACCGCACCCTGGTGAAAAACGCCGTGGCCCAGGCCAAGATTCCGGCCGACCGCGCCTCGGAGTTTTACCTGGGCAATGCCAACACCGACTGGCAGGACGCCATTTACCAGACCGCCTGGACCACCGACAACAACCTGAGCGTGACCGGCAGCGTGAAGCGCATGCCCTACCGCGTGTCGGTGGGCTACCTCGACCAGGACGGGACCCTCAAAACCGGCAACCTCAAGCGCAACTCGGCCTCCGTGGGCCTCTCGCCGCGCCTGCTCGACAACCACTTGCGGGTGGATGTGAACGTGAAGGGCACGTGGTCGGACTACCGGTTTGCCGATCAGGGCGCCATTGGGGGCGCGGTGCGCTACAATCCTACTAAGCCCATTTACTCCGGCGACGCCAGCAAGTTCAACGGCTACTTTGAGTGGCTGGACCCGGCCGACGGCATCAACCCTTACCCGCTCACGGACCGCAACCCGCTGGCGTTGCTCACCGACAAGCGCGACCGGAGCACCGTGAAGCGCAGCCTGGGCAACATTCAGCTGGATTACAGCCTGCACTTCCTGCCCGACCTGCACGCCAACCTCAACCTGGGCTACGACATCTCGCGCAGCGCCGGCACTGTCTTCGTGCCGGAGGCTTCGTCGGTGGCCTACAACGTGAGAGGCCTCAACAACCAGTACAAGCAGGAGAAAAACAACAAGCTGCTGGAAACCTACCTGAAGTACAACAAGGAGATTGGCGGGCAGCGCGTAGAGGCGCTGGCGGGTTACTCCTACCAGGATTTCTACACGCACAGCCCGTTTTTCTTCAGTCGCACGGCCGCCGGCGAGCTGCTCGACCCCACGGCGCTGGCCGGCAACCCCTACAAAAGCCAGTACACGCTGCTTTCCTTTTATGGCCGGGTAAACTACTCCTTCAACGACCGGTACCTGCTCACGGGCACGCTCCGCGCCGACGGCTCCTCGCGCTTCAGCCCCGATAACCGCTGGGGCTATTTCCCGGCGGCTTCGGTGGCCTGGCGCATCAACAAGGAAAGCTTCCTGGCGAACAGCCAGACGGTATCGGACCTCAAGCTGCGCTTCAGCTACGGCCGCACGGGGCAGCAGGACGTGGCGGGCGTGGCGGGCGACTACCCGTACCTGCGCTCCTACAACCTGGGCGGCGGCTCGGTGCGGCAGATCTTCGGCAACGACACCATCCGCACGCTGCGGGCCGGCGGGCAGGACCCCAACCTGAAGTGGGAGGAAGCCGCCACCTACGACGCGGGCCTGGACTACGGCTTCTTCAACAACCGCCTCACGGGCTCCATCGACCTGTACCTGCGCAAAACCTCCGACCTGCTGGCCGTAGTGCCCGTGCCCATCGGCAAGAACATTACGCCCAAACAGCTCAAGAACATTGGTAACCTGGAAAACCGGGGCGTGGAGTTTGCCCTGAACTACGATGTGGTGCGCGGGGAGAAATTCAACTGGGGCGTGAACTTCAACGCGACCATCAACCGCAACAAAATCACCAAGCTGCTGCTGGTGGAAGACCCCACCTACCTGGGCTCCCCGGTGGGCGGCATCGGCAACTTCCAGTTTGTGCAGGTGAACTCGGTGGGGCACGCGGCCAACACGTTCTGGCTTTACGAGCAGAAGTACGACGAGAGCGGTAAGCCGGTGGAAGGCGGCTCGGCGCCCACCACGGCCCAGTACGTGGACCAGAACGGGGACGGCCTCATCAACGAGCGGGACCGGGTGTACGGCAAAACGCCTGCGCCCAAAGCCATTCTGGGCTTCAGCTCCAACCTGAGCTACGGCAAAGCCAGCCTGGCCTTCACGCTGCGCTCCAACCTGGGCAACTACGTGTACAACAACGTGGACGCGGGCCAGGGAACCTACTTCGGGACCAATACGGGTCTGCAGTACGCCTCCAACGTGGCGCCCGACGTGTACACCACCGGCTTTCAGTACGGCCAGCCCTTCAGCGACTACTACCTGCAGGATGCCTCCTTCCTGCGCCTGCAGAACATTACCCTGGGCTACGACTTCGGCAGCCTGTGGAAGGAGTCGACCTCGCTGCGCCTGACGCTGGCAGCCCAGAATGTGCTGGTGCTCACGCGCTACAGTGGCCTCGACCCGGAGCGCGGCAACGGCATCGACAGCAATTTCTACCCGCTGCCCCGCACGTTCACGCTCGGCCTCAACGTGGGATTTTAA
- a CDS encoding YfcC family protein, with translation MKTLRFPHPLVLLTGFILLACLLSYVLPAGVFERHADAATGRDIVVPGSYHRVPATPVSPLQALVDIPKGLGEAASVIFLVFLAGGAFTVVDHTGALRRGVDWLLEKFRGREAVVIPIISVLFATMGALENMQEEIVPLIPVLLILMRRIGYPPITAAAVSIGSAAVGASFSPLNPFQVGIAQKLAQLPLLSGGGFRLAFLVLALAVWIGGTVRFALRHRVAPQNDANDTNPIAQGRNHGLVLALLFITFAFFAYGVLKLGWEFEQMAALFFALGVAAGLIGGLGLTGTAESFIVGFRDMAFSAMLIGFARAIFVVLEQGHIVDTIVNSMSAPLAGLPVTLSALGMVVVHTALHLPVPSVSGQAVLTMPLLVPLSDLIGLSRQVTVLAYQYGAGLCELITPTNGALVAIVAACGVRFDQWWRFVLPLYLALLALAVVAIVVGIAAGI, from the coding sequence ATGAAAACCCTGCGCTTTCCGCACCCGCTGGTGCTGCTCACCGGCTTTATCCTGCTGGCCTGCCTGCTGAGCTACGTGCTGCCCGCCGGCGTGTTTGAGCGCCACGCCGACGCCGCCACCGGCCGCGACATAGTAGTACCCGGCTCCTACCACCGCGTGCCCGCTACCCCCGTCAGCCCGCTCCAGGCGCTGGTGGATATTCCGAAAGGGCTGGGTGAGGCGGCCTCGGTTATCTTCCTGGTATTTCTTGCCGGCGGGGCCTTTACCGTGGTCGACCACACGGGGGCGCTGCGCCGGGGCGTGGATTGGCTGCTGGAGAAGTTCCGGGGGCGTGAGGCGGTGGTTATTCCTATCATCTCGGTGCTGTTTGCTACTATGGGCGCGCTGGAAAATATGCAGGAGGAGATAGTGCCGCTCATTCCGGTGCTGCTGATTCTGATGCGCCGCATCGGCTACCCACCCATTACGGCCGCCGCCGTCAGCATTGGCTCGGCAGCCGTGGGCGCCTCCTTCAGCCCGCTGAACCCGTTTCAGGTGGGCATTGCCCAGAAGCTGGCCCAACTGCCGCTGCTTTCGGGCGGCGGATTCCGGTTGGCCTTTCTGGTTCTGGCCCTGGCTGTCTGGATTGGAGGTACCGTGCGGTTTGCACTGCGTCACCGCGTAGCCCCGCAAAACGACGCCAACGACACCAACCCCATAGCTCAGGGCCGAAACCACGGCCTGGTGCTGGCGTTGCTATTTATCACCTTCGCCTTCTTTGCCTACGGCGTGCTGAAGCTGGGTTGGGAATTTGAGCAGATGGCGGCGCTGTTCTTCGCGCTGGGCGTAGCCGCCGGCCTCATTGGCGGGCTTGGTCTCACGGGCACGGCCGAGTCGTTTATCGTTGGTTTCCGCGACATGGCGTTTTCGGCTATGCTCATCGGGTTTGCCCGGGCCATTTTTGTGGTGCTGGAGCAGGGCCACATCGTGGATACTATCGTCAACAGCATGTCGGCGCCGCTAGCGGGTTTGCCGGTCACGCTTTCGGCGCTGGGCATGGTGGTCGTGCATACGGCTTTGCACCTGCCCGTGCCCAGCGTGAGCGGACAGGCCGTGCTCACTATGCCGCTGCTGGTGCCCCTCTCCGACCTTATCGGCCTCTCCCGGCAGGTGACGGTGCTGGCCTACCAGTACGGGGCCGGCCTCTGTGAGCTGATAACGCCTACCAACGGGGCGCTGGTAGCCATTGTGGCCGCCTGTGGGGTGCGCTTCGACCAGTGGTGGCGGTTTGTGCTGCCGCTCTACCTGGCGCTGCTGGCGTTGGCCGTGGTGGCTATTGTGGTAGGCATTGCGGCAGGAATCTAG